The proteins below come from a single Candidatus Planktophila dulcis genomic window:
- a CDS encoding aldehyde dehydrogenase family protein has protein sequence MTFEYAPAPESRSIVSIKPKYGHFINGSFVAGKKHFPTINPATEEILSHIALGGASDVDKAVMAAQKAYTKTWSKLSGKERGKYLYRIARILQERAREFAVLETLDNGKPIRETRDIDIPLVAAHFFYHAGWADKLDYAGLGHSPKAYGVAGQIIPWNFPLLMLAWKVAPALATGNTVVLKPAETTSLTALLFAEVCQQAELPDGVVNIVTGDGSTGSAIVNHPGIHKIAFTGSTEVGKKIARAIASTDKKATLELGGKGANIVFDDAPVDETVEGIVNGIFFNQGHVCCAGSRLIVQESIAEEIIEKLKVRMAKIRVGDPLDKNTDLGAINSKEQLIKIKELSAIGDAEGAERWSPQCNLSNKGFWFAPTIFTGVTQANRIAQEEIFGPVLSVLTFRTPQEAMDKANNTPFGLSAGIWSEKGSRIFWASQHLKAGVIWANTFNKFDPASPFGGYKESGWGREGGKHGLAAYLKNGKETGAK, from the coding sequence ATGACTTTCGAATACGCACCAGCGCCTGAATCTAGATCAATCGTCTCTATCAAGCCTAAGTATGGCCACTTCATCAATGGCTCCTTTGTCGCTGGAAAGAAGCATTTTCCCACCATCAATCCTGCAACTGAAGAGATCCTGAGCCATATCGCATTAGGTGGAGCATCTGATGTTGATAAAGCTGTGATGGCTGCGCAGAAGGCATATACAAAGACATGGTCAAAGTTATCTGGCAAAGAGCGAGGGAAGTACCTCTATCGCATTGCACGCATTCTTCAAGAGCGAGCACGTGAGTTCGCAGTTCTTGAAACTCTTGATAATGGAAAGCCAATTCGCGAAACTCGCGATATCGATATTCCACTCGTTGCAGCACACTTTTTCTATCACGCAGGGTGGGCAGATAAATTAGATTATGCCGGCCTTGGCCACTCCCCTAAGGCATATGGTGTTGCAGGACAGATCATCCCGTGGAATTTCCCGCTACTTATGCTTGCATGGAAAGTTGCACCTGCACTTGCAACAGGTAACACGGTAGTTCTTAAGCCAGCTGAAACCACATCTCTTACCGCACTTCTCTTCGCTGAAGTCTGCCAGCAAGCAGAACTTCCAGATGGTGTTGTAAACATTGTTACAGGCGATGGTTCTACGGGTAGTGCAATTGTTAATCACCCAGGAATCCACAAGATTGCATTCACAGGCTCGACTGAGGTTGGTAAGAAGATTGCTCGCGCAATAGCTTCCACTGATAAGAAGGCAACTCTTGAGCTTGGTGGCAAAGGTGCAAATATTGTCTTTGATGATGCGCCTGTCGATGAAACAGTAGAAGGCATAGTTAACGGAATCTTCTTCAATCAAGGCCATGTCTGCTGCGCAGGCTCACGTCTGATTGTGCAGGAAAGTATTGCTGAAGAGATTATTGAAAAGCTCAAAGTGCGAATGGCAAAGATTCGTGTGGGCGATCCCCTTGATAAGAACACAGATCTCGGTGCAATCAACTCCAAAGAGCAGCTCATTAAAATCAAGGAGCTCTCTGCCATTGGAGATGCTGAAGGCGCTGAAAGATGGAGCCCACAGTGCAATCTCTCCAATAAGGGTTTCTGGTTTGCTCCCACTATTTTTACTGGTGTCACACAAGCCAATCGCATTGCTCAAGAAGAGATTTTTGGTCCCGTCCTTTCAGTCTTAACCTTTAGAACTCCACAAGAGGCGATGGATAAGGCAAATAACACTCCCTTTGGATTATCGGCAGGAATCTGGAGTGAGAAAGGCTCACGTATTTTCTGGGCAAGCCAACACCTCAAGGCCGGAGTTATCTGGGCCAATACCTTTAATAAGTTTGATCCAGCATCTCCCTTCGGTGGTTATAAAGAATCTGGCTGGGGCCGCGAAGGTGGCAAGCATGGCTTAGCTGCATATTTGAAAAATGGTAAAGAAACGGGGGCGAAGTAA
- a CDS encoding aldehyde dehydrogenase family protein, translated as MATKKESRVEVKKTYKLFINGAFPRSESGRVFEVTAKNGDFIANPALASRKDLRDAVTAARAAQSGWSKATAYNRGQILYRIAEMLEGRADQFEVEIALTSQVTPTKAKVLVAEAIDRWVWYAGWSDKLQAVSGATNPVSGPYFNFSISEPQGVVAIASSDSFLEFIDAIAAAVVSGNTSVVLVPGGLAVPAMSFAEVLATSDLPAGVINILTGSLDELAPWAASHMDIDGFDISGIQKKKHGGLKEAGAENLKRIHSFGSGKTPARILAFMESKTVWHSVGV; from the coding sequence ATGGCTACTAAAAAAGAGTCTCGCGTAGAAGTGAAGAAGACATACAAGCTATTTATCAATGGTGCATTCCCCCGCAGTGAATCTGGTCGCGTCTTCGAAGTCACTGCAAAAAATGGTGACTTCATTGCAAATCCAGCACTTGCATCCCGTAAGGATCTGCGTGATGCAGTCACCGCAGCTCGCGCAGCGCAATCTGGATGGTCAAAAGCAACTGCCTATAACCGCGGCCAGATTCTCTATCGCATTGCAGAGATGCTTGAAGGACGAGCAGATCAATTCGAAGTAGAGATTGCTCTCACCTCTCAGGTAACTCCCACAAAAGCGAAGGTGCTAGTTGCTGAAGCAATCGATCGATGGGTTTGGTATGCGGGTTGGAGCGACAAACTTCAAGCTGTCAGCGGTGCAACGAACCCGGTCTCGGGTCCATACTTTAACTTCTCTATCTCTGAACCTCAAGGTGTGGTTGCAATCGCATCCTCAGATAGCTTCCTTGAATTTATCGATGCGATTGCTGCAGCAGTAGTTTCAGGAAATACCTCTGTTGTGCTTGTTCCAGGTGGCTTGGCAGTTCCTGCAATGTCATTTGCTGAAGTTCTTGCCACAAGTGACCTTCCTGCTGGTGTCATCAATATTCTCACTGGCTCACTTGATGAACTTGCTCCATGGGCTGCATCTCACATGGATATTGATGGCTTTGATATCTCTGGAATACAGAAGAAGAAGCATGGTGGACTCAAAGAAGCTGGCGCTGAGAACCTCAAGCGGATTCACTCATTTGGATCAGGCAAGACTCCTGCGCGCATTCTTGCATTTATGGAATCTAAAACTGTCTGGCATTCAGTAGGAGTTTAA
- a CDS encoding adenosine deaminase translates to MSDLTKKPTAEQVKRLPKALLHDHLDGGLRPQTIIDIAKEIGHELPTYDPAELAEWFRSSCDSGSLVLYLETFAHTVAVMQRKQDIVRVARECAVDLARDGVVYAEVRMAPELITEKGLTLSQAIEAILEGFREGEAEAKTEGSVIRVMTLLCGMRQNELSQEVAELAVKYRDQGVVGFDIAGPEDGFPPSDQLDTFEFLRRENAHFTIHAGEAYGLPSIWEAIQLCGAERLGHGVRITDDIDFNHTPPRLGRLAAYVRDRRVPLEMCPSSNIQTGVADSFAHHPLARLAKLRFRVTINTDNRLMSATSMTREMTEMVNQCDWTFQDLQRVTINALKSSFIPFEERLAIIESVVKPAYLKISGE, encoded by the coding sequence ATGAGTGACTTAACAAAGAAGCCAACAGCGGAGCAGGTAAAGCGTTTACCTAAAGCACTTCTGCATGATCACCTTGATGGTGGGCTGCGTCCTCAAACAATTATTGATATTGCCAAGGAAATTGGCCATGAGCTTCCAACCTATGACCCAGCTGAACTTGCTGAATGGTTCCGTAGCTCATGTGATTCAGGTTCACTCGTTCTCTATCTTGAAACTTTTGCCCACACTGTTGCTGTGATGCAACGTAAGCAGGACATCGTGCGCGTAGCTCGTGAATGCGCAGTTGATTTAGCGCGTGATGGCGTTGTCTATGCCGAAGTACGTATGGCACCTGAACTCATTACAGAAAAGGGTTTAACGCTCTCACAAGCTATTGAAGCAATTCTTGAAGGATTCCGTGAGGGAGAAGCTGAAGCAAAGACTGAAGGAAGTGTTATCCGTGTGATGACTCTGCTTTGTGGAATGCGCCAGAATGAACTTTCGCAGGAAGTAGCAGAACTTGCAGTGAAGTATCGCGATCAAGGTGTTGTGGGATTTGATATCGCTGGCCCTGAAGACGGATTCCCACCTAGTGATCAGCTCGATACCTTTGAGTTCCTGCGTCGTGAAAATGCACACTTCACCATCCATGCTGGTGAGGCATATGGACTCCCTTCTATCTGGGAAGCAATTCAATTATGTGGTGCTGAGCGCTTAGGCCACGGAGTTCGCATCACTGACGATATCGATTTCAATCACACGCCACCGCGCCTTGGTCGGCTTGCTGCATATGTTCGCGATCGCCGCGTTCCTCTTGAGATGTGTCCATCATCAAATATTCAGACAGGTGTTGCAGATTCATTTGCTCACCACCCGCTTGCGCGCCTTGCAAAGCTTCGCTTCCGAGTCACAATCAATACTGATAATCGCCTGATGTCAGCAACGTCTATGACTCGCGAAATGACGGAGATGGTCAATCAATGCGATTGGACCTTCCAGGACTTACAGCGTGTGACCATTAATGCACTCAAGAGCTCATTTATTCCATTTGAAGAGCGACTTGCCATTATTGAAAGCGTTGTGAAGCCTGCCTACCTAAAGATTTCTGGAGAGTAA
- a CDS encoding thymidine phosphorylase, producing MIEPFAAVEIIAAKRDHNELTDPQIDWIIDAYTRGAVADEQMSALLMAILLNGMNSREISRWTNAMINSGERMDWSKLDRKTADKHSTGGVGDKITLPLAPLVAACGGAVPQLSGRGLGHTGGTLDKLESIPGWRASLTNDEMLKVLQETGAVICAAGAGLAPADKKLYALRDVTATVEAIPLIASSIMSKKIAEGTSALVLDVKTGSGAFMSDPAKASELARTMVQLGKDAGVKTRALVTAMDVPLGLTAGNALEVRESVEVLAGGGPSDVVELTIILAREMIDAAGIVGKDPETALKDGSAMDHWRRMISAQGGDPDAALPVARETHVVKAGNSGTITTMDAMKVGVSAWRLGAGRSKQGEKVQAGAGIELHAKPGDYIAAGAPLMTLHTDEGARFPRALEILEGAVTIVEGGTVNRLPLVLERI from the coding sequence ATGATTGAGCCTTTTGCAGCCGTTGAAATTATTGCCGCTAAACGTGATCACAACGAGTTAACAGATCCACAAATCGATTGGATCATCGACGCTTACACGCGGGGTGCTGTTGCAGATGAACAGATGTCAGCACTTCTTATGGCCATTCTTCTAAATGGTATGAACTCTCGCGAGATTTCTCGCTGGACCAATGCGATGATCAATAGCGGCGAACGTATGGATTGGTCGAAGTTAGATCGTAAGACTGCAGATAAGCATTCAACGGGTGGAGTTGGAGACAAGATCACTCTACCTCTTGCACCCCTTGTTGCAGCATGCGGGGGAGCAGTACCTCAACTCTCTGGTCGCGGACTTGGCCACACAGGTGGAACTCTCGACAAACTTGAATCTATTCCTGGATGGCGCGCATCATTAACAAATGATGAGATGTTGAAAGTTCTTCAAGAGACAGGTGCAGTCATTTGTGCTGCAGGTGCTGGGTTAGCTCCTGCAGATAAGAAGCTCTATGCACTACGAGATGTCACAGCAACTGTCGAGGCGATTCCTCTGATTGCATCATCGATTATGAGCAAGAAGATTGCTGAAGGCACTTCGGCACTCGTTCTGGATGTGAAGACTGGAAGTGGAGCATTTATGTCAGATCCTGCAAAGGCATCTGAACTGGCTCGCACAATGGTTCAGCTGGGCAAAGATGCAGGCGTGAAGACTCGCGCATTAGTAACAGCTATGGATGTTCCACTTGGACTTACTGCTGGCAATGCACTTGAAGTCCGTGAATCTGTTGAAGTACTTGCAGGTGGAGGTCCATCTGATGTTGTTGAGTTAACAATTATCCTTGCACGAGAAATGATTGATGCAGCAGGAATTGTCGGTAAAGATCCGGAGACAGCGCTTAAAGATGGAAGTGCGATGGATCATTGGCGTCGCATGATTAGTGCACAAGGTGGAGATCCTGATGCAGCGCTTCCTGTGGCACGTGAGACCCACGTTGTGAAGGCAGGAAATAGCGGAACGATTACAACGATGGATGCGATGAAGGTTGGTGTCAGCGCTTGGCGACTAGGCGCAGGACGCTCTAAGCAGGGCGAGAAGGTCCAAGCTGGTGCTGGAATCGAACTGCATGCAAAGCCTGGGGATTACATCGCAGCTGGCGCACCGCTGATGACCTTGCACACCGATGAAGGTGCCCGCTTCCCTCGCGCTCTGGAAATTCTCGAAGGTGCTGTCACAATAGTTGAAGGTGGAACGGTCAATCGTCTGCCTCTAGTGTTAGAGAGAATTTAA
- a CDS encoding cytidine deaminase has translation MDINWDLLRTEALGAMKKAYAPYSKFPVGVAALVDDGRIITGCNVENASYGLTLCAECGLVSTLIASGGGRLVAFACVDIAGNPLMPCGRCRQLLQEHGGSKLQMATNEGIKTLGDLLPWAFGPEEMNERLS, from the coding sequence ATGGACATCAATTGGGATTTGCTTCGCACAGAAGCACTCGGTGCGATGAAGAAGGCTTATGCCCCCTATTCAAAGTTTCCTGTCGGTGTTGCAGCTCTTGTCGATGATGGTCGCATCATTACAGGGTGCAATGTTGAAAATGCTAGTTATGGGTTAACTCTCTGCGCTGAGTGCGGATTGGTCTCTACTCTGATCGCTTCCGGTGGTGGTCGTCTTGTGGCATTTGCATGTGTTGATATTGCAGGAAATCCTTTGATGCCATGTGGCCGCTGTCGCCAGCTCTTGCAAGAACACGGTGGATCTAAGTTGCAGATGGCTACCAATGAAGGCATTAAGACTCTTGGTGATTTACTCCCATGGGCATTTGGCCCTGAAGAGATGAACGAACGTTTGTCATGA
- a CDS encoding ABC transporter permease: MSTVEVRALSAPERRRKRGIITMASLGAFALAIFGLLPKTGQPVTYSFVLGNEWVLAKEIIVNSKTGGLLFAVISLLAVGIATLQFRARKTSRAASALFGATFLMSFLCWAAAGKFIPFTGLLQGALFLSVPLIFGAMAGVLSERSGVINIAIEGQLLAGAFMSGVIASLTQNKIAGLIIAPFAGMAIAWLLAVFAIKYGIDQVVLGFVLNVLVIGLTGFLYKRLLIPYQSTWNSGGTFAPIEIPILSKIPVIGPTLFAQSIIVYLMYVAVIVIHVALFKSKWGLRTRSVGEHPTAAESVGIDVNKIRFRNVLIAGAVAGLGGAFFTLGAVGSFSKEMTAGKGFIALAALIFGRWSPLGAVAAALIFGFADNLQGLLTITGTPIPSEFMLMAPYIATIIAVSGFVGRVRAPAADGVAYKRGGGSH, encoded by the coding sequence ATGAGTACTGTTGAAGTGCGCGCACTCTCTGCGCCAGAACGTCGCCGCAAGCGCGGAATCATCACGATGGCAAGCCTTGGAGCATTTGCTCTTGCGATCTTTGGTCTGCTTCCAAAGACAGGACAACCTGTCACCTATAGCTTTGTCTTAGGTAATGAATGGGTACTTGCAAAAGAGATTATTGTTAATTCAAAGACCGGCGGACTTCTCTTTGCAGTAATTTCCTTGTTGGCCGTGGGAATTGCAACGCTACAGTTCCGTGCTCGCAAGACAAGCCGCGCAGCGAGTGCTCTCTTTGGCGCCACTTTCCTCATGTCATTTCTCTGCTGGGCAGCTGCAGGTAAGTTCATTCCATTCACAGGGCTTTTGCAAGGTGCGCTCTTCCTCTCCGTTCCATTGATCTTTGGAGCGATGGCAGGTGTTCTCTCAGAGCGCTCTGGTGTTATCAATATCGCCATTGAAGGTCAGTTACTTGCTGGTGCATTTATGTCAGGCGTCATTGCCTCCCTGACACAAAACAAGATTGCTGGACTCATCATCGCCCCATTTGCGGGTATGGCTATCGCTTGGTTACTTGCAGTCTTTGCGATTAAGTATGGAATAGATCAAGTTGTTCTAGGCTTCGTGCTCAATGTTCTTGTCATTGGTCTTACTGGCTTCCTCTATAAGAGATTGCTTATCCCGTATCAATCCACATGGAATTCAGGCGGCACCTTTGCACCTATTGAAATTCCGATACTTTCGAAAATCCCTGTCATTGGACCGACTCTCTTTGCACAGAGCATCATTGTCTATTTGATGTATGTGGCTGTGATTGTTATTCACGTAGCTCTCTTTAAATCTAAGTGGGGCCTTCGTACTCGCTCTGTTGGAGAACATCCAACGGCTGCCGAATCTGTTGGTATTGATGTCAACAAAATTCGTTTCCGCAATGTTCTTATTGCGGGTGCTGTCGCAGGTCTGGGTGGGGCATTCTTCACACTCGGAGCAGTTGGCTCCTTCAGTAAGGAGATGACTGCAGGTAAGGGATTTATTGCACTTGCCGCTCTCATCTTTGGTCGCTGGAGTCCTCTTGGAGCAGTAGCTGCAGCTCTTATCTTCGGCTTTGCCGATAACTTGCAAGGATTGCTCACCATCACAGGCACACCAATTCCATCTGAATTTATGTTGATGGCTCCTTATATTGCAACGATCATCGCTGTATCAGGTTTTGTCGGCAGGGTTCGAGCGCCGGCAGCCGATGGCGTCGCTTATAAACGTGGAGGCGGTTCTCACTAA
- a CDS encoding ABC transporter permease: MKLKKLILPALSFGMALFVGGLLVALSDSKVLALKDQPLSMIGKGFSTAAGAYWALFRGSIFDPQLAEGHFFQGFYPLSETLVAASPLILTGLSVALAFRAGLFNIGAQGQFIAGAIGASWIGFTFELPIVIHTIAAIVVAMLFAGLYGGFVGLLKARTGAHEVIVTIMLNYVAGYFLLWLLSTTAFLRPGRQDPLAPDVRESAQLPHLFGPDLRANLGFIIALIAAAAIWWLLSRSTWGFRFRAVGANAAASRTAGISVARVTTSVMFIAGALAGLGGAVQILGSEPAMTSGVGGSFGFDAITVALLGRATPIGTVFAALLFGALRAGGLTMQASTETPLDLVLVIQALVVLFIAAPALIKSLFRLKNVDEGTTVASKGWNG; this comes from the coding sequence ATGAAGTTAAAGAAACTCATTCTTCCTGCACTCTCATTTGGAATGGCGCTCTTTGTGGGTGGCTTACTTGTTGCACTCTCTGATTCCAAGGTATTAGCGCTTAAGGATCAACCTCTATCAATGATTGGTAAAGGATTTTCAACTGCAGCTGGCGCCTATTGGGCGCTCTTTCGCGGATCAATCTTTGATCCGCAACTTGCAGAAGGACATTTCTTCCAAGGTTTCTATCCGCTTTCTGAAACTCTTGTTGCAGCCTCTCCTTTGATCCTTACTGGTTTATCTGTGGCACTGGCCTTCCGCGCAGGGCTCTTTAATATCGGTGCACAAGGTCAATTTATTGCTGGTGCAATAGGAGCAAGCTGGATTGGTTTCACATTCGAACTTCCCATTGTCATCCACACAATTGCAGCAATTGTGGTTGCAATGCTCTTTGCAGGACTCTATGGCGGGTTTGTTGGATTACTCAAAGCTCGAACCGGTGCCCATGAAGTTATTGTGACAATCATGCTCAACTATGTTGCAGGCTACTTCTTGCTCTGGTTGCTCAGTACAACTGCGTTCTTGCGTCCAGGTCGACAAGATCCATTGGCACCTGATGTGCGAGAGAGTGCGCAATTGCCGCATCTATTCGGTCCTGACCTGCGCGCTAATTTAGGTTTCATCATTGCACTAATCGCAGCAGCTGCAATCTGGTGGCTCCTTAGCCGCAGTACGTGGGGATTTAGATTCCGTGCAGTTGGTGCAAACGCAGCAGCATCTCGTACCGCAGGTATCTCTGTCGCTCGCGTGACAACTTCCGTAATGTTTATTGCAGGAGCACTTGCCGGTCTTGGTGGAGCAGTTCAAATTCTTGGATCAGAACCTGCGATGACTTCAGGTGTGGGTGGAAGTTTTGGCTTTGATGCAATCACTGTGGCTCTCCTTGGTCGCGCAACACCCATCGGAACCGTCTTTGCAGCGCTTCTCTTTGGCGCACTACGCGCTGGTGGATTAACGATGCAGGCAAGTACTGAAACGCCACTTGATCTTGTCTTGGTGATCCAGGCGTTGGTAGTTCTCTTTATTGCAGCACCTGCGCTGATTAAATCTCTCTTCCGTCTTAAGAATGTCGATGAGGGCACAACCGTTGCTTCGAAGGGATGGAATGGCTAA
- a CDS encoding ABC transporter ATP-binding protein, producing MSLELRGITKRFGSLTANDGIDLAVGDGEIHAILGENGAGKSTLMNIVYGLLAPDEGTISVDGKVVSIDSPLDALAAGIGMVHQHFMLIPVFTVAENIVLGHEKTKGPGLLDLEAARKEILRVSAEYNFDIDPDALVENLPVGLQQRVEIIRALIYDAKVLILDEPTAVLTPQETDELLRNMKKLKAKGTSIVFITHKLREVKEAADKITIIRRGKVVGTASPSASQEELASLMVGRPVSLDVEKKAPNLGKVMLDVRNLNISDHTGRSLVKNVSFELHTGEILAVAGVQGNGQTELAEAIVGLQEHVHGSIALDGIDITKASVREALHSGIAFVPESREEDGLIGSFSIEENLILDLHDLPPYAKGPVISQSVVSQEAQKLVAEFDIRTQSAKDSASSLSGGNKQKVVLARELSRPVKLVVASQPTRGLDVGSIEFVHERIIAERDSGRAVLLFSTELDEVSALADRIAVMYRGEFIAIVPATTSREDLGLLMAGVKP from the coding sequence ATGTCACTCGAATTGCGCGGTATCACCAAGCGCTTTGGGTCCCTCACCGCAAACGATGGAATAGATCTTGCAGTAGGTGATGGTGAGATTCACGCAATCCTTGGTGAAAACGGTGCAGGCAAATCAACTCTAATGAATATTGTTTATGGCTTACTTGCCCCTGATGAAGGAACGATTAGTGTTGATGGCAAAGTCGTCTCTATTGATTCTCCATTAGATGCTCTCGCTGCAGGTATTGGAATGGTTCATCAGCACTTCATGCTTATTCCAGTGTTTACTGTTGCAGAAAACATTGTCCTAGGACATGAGAAAACCAAAGGACCTGGACTACTAGATCTTGAGGCTGCGCGGAAAGAGATCTTGCGCGTCTCGGCTGAATACAATTTTGATATCGATCCTGATGCACTCGTTGAGAATCTTCCAGTTGGACTTCAACAGCGGGTTGAAATCATTCGAGCACTGATCTATGACGCAAAGGTCTTAATCCTTGATGAGCCAACTGCAGTTCTCACCCCACAAGAGACTGATGAGCTGCTGCGTAATATGAAAAAGCTCAAAGCAAAGGGAACTTCAATTGTTTTTATCACTCACAAACTACGTGAAGTGAAGGAAGCAGCCGACAAGATCACCATTATCCGCCGTGGAAAAGTTGTAGGAACAGCCTCCCCAAGTGCCTCACAAGAAGAACTGGCATCTCTTATGGTGGGTCGTCCGGTTTCTCTGGATGTCGAAAAGAAAGCACCAAATTTGGGCAAGGTCATGCTTGATGTAAGGAATCTCAATATTTCAGATCACACAGGGCGCTCTCTTGTGAAGAATGTTTCATTCGAGCTCCATACGGGAGAGATACTCGCTGTTGCAGGAGTGCAAGGTAATGGGCAAACTGAATTAGCTGAAGCCATCGTGGGTCTGCAAGAGCATGTTCATGGCTCTATTGCACTTGATGGCATTGATATCACTAAGGCATCCGTGCGTGAAGCCTTGCACTCAGGGATCGCATTTGTGCCTGAATCACGCGAAGAGGATGGACTTATTGGTTCATTTAGTATTGAGGAGAATCTCATCCTTGATCTTCATGACTTGCCTCCTTATGCAAAAGGACCTGTCATCTCCCAGAGCGTTGTTTCACAAGAGGCGCAAAAGCTCGTTGCCGAGTTTGATATTCGTACTCAGTCAGCAAAAGACAGTGCATCATCACTATCGGGTGGAAATAAGCAGAAGGTAGTTCTTGCACGAGAACTATCGCGTCCGGTCAAGCTTGTCGTTGCTTCTCAACCAACACGTGGCCTTGATGTGGGATCTATTGAATTTGTGCATGAGCGCATTATCGCTGAGCGCGATTCTGGTCGAGCAGTACTTCTCTTCAGTACCGAACTCGATGAAGTGTCAGCACTCGCAGATCGAATCGCTGTGATGTATCGCGGAGAATTTATCGCAATTGTTCCCGCAACTACTTCTCGCGAAGATCTAGGTCTATTGATGGCAGGGGTGAAGCCATGA
- a CDS encoding BMP family lipoprotein, giving the protein MKKTLKFVAVFAAAALAFGAAPAATASTPTKACLALDTGGVDDKSFNASAWSGAQAAAKADKNVTVKYLAAAADADYAPNIKKLVDEKCNIIIGVGFLINNAIVAAAKANPTVNFAIVDQDGEDHGADGSVYPGTKFANLKGIQFSTNESAFQAGYVAAGVSKTGKVATYGGLNIPPVTIFMDGFAKGVAHYNKAKGKSVTVLGWDIAKKDGTFVGGFSDSAKALQISKNFEQQGADVIFPVAGGLGGATAGNSLTSKKSVVIWVDTDGYVAAPQYKKVLLTSVVKGVGTSVQAVIKDQADGKFSATGYNGNLKNAGTFLAPYHDLIRMVPTKLRTEVTKLGADIRNGKVSAK; this is encoded by the coding sequence TTGAAGAAGACACTTAAGTTTGTAGCAGTTTTCGCTGCTGCAGCACTTGCATTCGGTGCAGCTCCAGCTGCAACCGCATCAACACCAACAAAGGCATGTCTTGCACTCGATACAGGCGGCGTTGACGACAAGTCATTTAACGCATCAGCATGGTCAGGCGCACAGGCTGCAGCAAAGGCAGATAAGAACGTAACAGTTAAGTATCTTGCGGCTGCGGCAGATGCAGATTACGCACCAAACATTAAGAAGCTTGTAGACGAGAAGTGCAACATCATCATTGGCGTTGGCTTCCTTATTAACAATGCAATCGTTGCAGCTGCTAAGGCAAACCCAACAGTTAACTTTGCAATTGTTGATCAGGATGGCGAAGACCACGGTGCAGACGGTTCCGTCTACCCAGGTACAAAGTTTGCTAACTTGAAGGGAATTCAGTTCTCTACAAATGAATCAGCATTCCAGGCTGGTTATGTAGCAGCTGGTGTTTCAAAGACCGGCAAGGTTGCAACATACGGCGGACTTAATATTCCACCAGTCACAATCTTCATGGATGGCTTTGCTAAGGGTGTAGCTCACTACAACAAGGCAAAGGGCAAGTCAGTCACAGTTCTCGGCTGGGATATAGCTAAGAAGGACGGAACATTCGTCGGTGGCTTCTCAGATTCAGCGAAGGCTCTTCAGATCTCTAAGAACTTCGAGCAGCAGGGTGCAGATGTAATCTTCCCTGTTGCTGGTGGACTTGGTGGAGCAACAGCAGGAAACTCACTTACTTCAAAGAAGTCAGTAGTTATCTGGGTTGATACAGATGGTTACGTTGCAGCTCCACAGTACAAGAAGGTTCTCCTTACATCAGTAGTTAAGGGTGTTGGAACTTCTGTACAGGCTGTCATCAAGGACCAAGCTGATGGAAAGTTCTCTGCAACAGGTTACAACGGTAACCTCAAGAATGCAGGAACATTCCTAGCTCCTTACCATGACCTAATCCGTATGGTTCCAACAAAGCTTCGTACAGAAGTTACAAAGCTTGGTGCAGATATTCGCAACGGAAAGGTCTCAGCTAAGTAA